The DNA region CAACAGTAAGTAACCACCCTACTGATTTACTAGTTCCCTAAGAATAAGCCCATGTTACGTTTATTCATCTTgttatatgttaattttctGGAATGTATGTCATCGCTACAGTGTTTGGTGCGCACACCATAGTAAACATCATTTGACAATATTGGAGCATTACACAAAATAGTAATATAGTGTAATTAACTCATTAAAGGGTAAAAACTGACTACATAATGGTGACAGTACTTTTAAAGGAAGTTCCACTTACGAACTTCCCACGGTGAAATTTTTAACGTAATCACttttaataatgtatttttcGAAGTAgccatattaaaaaatattcattcatttttctgATTAAATAGTTAAAAtgacatatatatgcatatacatatatataacgtTTCGTCGAATTCGTTTTTCCAAACGAGAGAGGAAacctttttcatattttattttaaacgaataagagaattttttaattgcccaaatgttcatttgttactaaaacaattaaaaaaaaaaaattataaatatgccGGAAGGTAAAGACATCAATTAAttcaataattaaaaaaaagtatactaATTAGTGTTTgataaattaattacaaTGAATGCGTAAATATATAGCCAACATATCTGTCCATATATATCCATATACAACTTTTATTGATATAGATATATACGCATATCATCCAAGTGTAAAGTTATGCATTTCTTGCATTTGCTGTACAACAAcagtttaataatttaaatatgacaaaaaaaatatataaatatttatatatttttaaacaaaacattaaattactaaaaatatacttcCAAATTGTAATGTGGAAGGACACATATGCCTAATTCGTATTAAGattaagcatatatatatttttactgtATTGTACGAGATTAACtgtgtacatattttctACCTCATAACAATTAATAATTAAGAGAATCAATCATAAGAGGTATAATAGCACTcagattttttctttggggGTTCATCCTTTGTAtttccctcattttttttttttctcttcagattttttctcttcaaattttttctcttcaaatttttccccttcagaatttttctcttcagaTTTGCCCCCTTCagattttttctcttcagaTTTGTCCCCTTCAGATTTGTCCCCTTCagatttttccccttcagatttttccccttcagatttttccccttcagatttttccccatcagatttttccccatcagcattttccccttcgggATTTTCCTCCTGTTTTTcaaatttcattaaaaacTTTTCCAAGAGATTTATATAATCCTCAATACCGGGCTTTTCAATTCCTTGTCTCTTAAATTGATATTTTATCGCTCTCTTTATATTTCgtataaaaaatgagatACCCATACTGATAAATATACCAGAACCATATGCACCTGCTCCACTAACCACCTGTGTAACAACTATTCCTACTATAAAAACCATAATAGGTATTATAAAGAAGAAAgctttatatgtaaaatttatcagcttaaatttatttttactaatgGTTGGATCCTTCTTATATTCGTCTACCCTAGCATACGCTTTGAACATTAGTTTCTCAACAAGCTGATCTATTTTCCTAGTCACTGTACCTATAATCACAcctataatatttaataatgcCAATAACTTTCTAAATTCTTTCAAAACAAGGATAAATtgattttctcttttttctctagTATATGTTGACTTACGgtttttatcttctttttcatcttGATCAAGTTTTAAATCATCATCAAAATCTAGAGTAAAGTATTGCTCTAAATCCCCTAATTCAGCACCATCTCCTTCTCCGTCAAAATAATCTATACCTTCTTTTCGTATAAAGTAATCGTCGTTGTATAACAActcatcttcatcttccaGAACTTTCTCTAGTGTAAGCtctatttttacttttccttttttttcttcttttttctctaaaAAAACCTCAACATTTAGGACACTATTTTTTGGCTCTTCACACTCACAttcttcatcatcatttCCTTCATTAACTTCGTAAATTAAATCATCCTCACCTGTTTCGTCatcattttctccttccacttcttctacttcttctaCAGTTAGTGAGTCATCACCGTTTTGGTCatcctcttctccttccacttcttcaGTCATTTCATTATCATCTATCCCATCATCACATTCCGTCTCTGCTTCAGTCAATTCATGTTCGCTTCTCTGGGCATCACTTTCTGCCTCCACTTCCTCTTCTGCCTCTTCTTCAGTCAATTCATGTTCGCTTCTCTGGCCATCACTTTTTGCCTCCACTTCTTCAGTCGATTCATTATCGCTTTTCTTAcccttgtttttttctttttcttccttctttattttacttccactttttaattcacttttaatttttaggttaccgtttttctcttcttccttttttaattcacttttaatttttaggttgccgtttttttcttcttccttttttaattcacttttaatttttaggttaccgtttcttccttcttccctttttaattcacccccaaattttaaattcaaaccttttacattttcactCTTTGGTGAATTCCCACTTTTTAccttgcccctttttgctgcttcgTTCTCTAACttatttccactttttaGATAAACACTTTTTCTCTGTGTATTATAGCCTAGCtgttcttttatattttcctcatcTACTGTACTAATCAGTTCGTGTCTAGCTAACAATCGATTATACCTTAGATCCAGAAGGGTGTCTATGCTGTGCCCCGTACCCAATGTTTTACTACTGGTTCCCTAAGTAAAGgttaattcaaaaaaaggatcattataaaaaagagttTACAATATGgcaattatgtaaaaaaattcatttttaaagagaTCATCAAGGAGCGAGTTAAAATAAACAGGAATGTCTGTCATCTATACCTCATTGTTGCAATTCTGACATATCCAgaggaaaagagaaagaataagagtttttttaaaaaggaagtaacTACTTGTTTCTTTCTTCGGGTAGTCCTTTAACGTAATCATATTATCAGTAGACACAGTATGTTAAATTGATTGTTAAATTATCAACCATAGAATGTGACGCTACAATTACgttattcctttttcattattttttattttatcttaaaaaggtaaaataaatCTATGGATTATTCGTACATTCGTAGTACATATATGGTTATATATATGgctacatatatacatgtatatatgtacatgtatatttatcGTATATTTCGTAATGGGGTGGCGACGAAGGCGGGGTTCGTCAAGAATGTCCTACTGAAACATTCGTACAAATGCTTTTACAACAAGACAACTTCGCCTCGAATGATGAACATACAAATGggttcataaataaaaaaatatatacatatatatataacaatcaAACAGAATAACGATGAAAGCTTTTCTCTTTCTAGttattcgaaaaaaaaaggcttcaTACTATTCGCATGTAAAATTTAGGTATAACGTACTGATACAAATggacaaaattttaatttaacaaaattaataaaaaatatattactaaaaattaaaaatcacAATGTCTAACGTATTTTTGCAACAttagtttttataaataaacatataaatatcatTAATTATACCAATAATGAGAAACataaacgggaaaaaatagtaaatttttattaaactcgttatctaatttttattttaaaaaaactagGTTAAAATAACCAAGTCCTGTAttaggttttaaaaaaaagagaggtatattaaaaaaaaaaaaattaagtaaacCCGaacgggtaaaaaaaaaatatttggtaTTTAGAAAAGTTTTATCCGAATTGTCTCTTCACTGTTAtgtttcattatttttgaatattacAATTTGTATCTAATTTGGAatctttttttctatttttcataaaatgtcTACAAATATTCatcatatattaatatactcATAAATTCGTAAATTCGCAAATtcgaaaatttgaaaattcgaaaatttgaaaattcaAAAATTCGTAAATTCGTAAATTCGAAAATTCGAAAATTTACAAAGCCgcgattttttcttatttttctacGTATGAATAAATTCGTCTCTTAAACGCATTAGCttaatgaaaagaaaacgtCTGAGCGAAATTTACGCAGGACGAAATAAATTCAGGACAGTGCATacaatttcgaaaaaatcgCCCCAAATGAAGCATcaattttaccaaaaaaaataatacgcaacagaaatatattttttcagaaATGCTAACCAATATCAGCGCAATTTGCGAAATGCTGACTTTGTACTTTTTCCGCTTaaatgtcaaaaaaaatttcataaattAGATCATTTTTAATCGCATAAAAACGTACAAGTATAACatttaagagaaaaaagaaaagacatAATTGTAGACTAATATGCAACAAATGGTACGCGAAAAATAGCGTtcaaaacaaatttatatttatctacAAGTccgtatttttatttatatatgcaacGCCGTAAATTGTATGCCAATTATAAAATTGCTATATATACGAACACTGGTAGCACTTAAATTGTCCgcaaaaaattttgtgtTCGTTTCTCACAAAGGgctatttttcttaaataaaactaataggaataaaatgagaaaaacaaattgacatatttaaaatgcTTCCttctatttttaagaaaaaaaaaataaaggcgGTCTACAATTTGGGGgtaactatttttttgttgcgctAAACGTATAGTCACTGTCTCATTTGGAATGACGCTTAATTTAACTTTCTGTATTCACTAAATGGGCACCACTTCGCGGTACCATTTGCTTTGAACGCGCGCGGAAAGTGCAAAACATATTTGACAATTTGTAAATACACTcaacttttatttattatataataaagtaaattacaaaaaatatatgtgataactttggcaaaaaaatttgcccATTCGTTTTATCTGCTAACAGATTTAATCACTTTATAGGCGTTCACTTTTACTGAactttttgtacatttatgtatTCATAAAATGGTAGtgtaattcataaaatatttgcatttaCTTTTAacgaatttaatttttgttcgCACTTCTTCTAtacaacaaaatgaattgcGTCATTATAACACCTCTACGCTAACGTATTAGTcaacacaattttgttttcatacgatacaaaatgttataattttttcatcggggggggaggtatgcttcatccattttttcatattaatgtataacCTTTTAAACGATagtattttttccattagaaaaatgtagaataagaattttttttttcgcacctctttttatttaaaaaaaatacagtaCCTACATAACATACATTCAGTGAAATTTATAACACCTTCATTTAtcagttataatttttataaatatatataacccCGTTGTGAGGCTTACTATAATTTTTGATCTGAAtcaaaacatttttagcTAATCCGATTATGATAAAAtgcaatttatattttagcTTCTAAGATGGTGGGCGACACAGCTCAGTTTTCATTGCTACATTTTTCCCAAGAATAAAAGTGTTTGCTAATACTAAATTTTTGTGTGGCATCTAATATTGCAGCGGATTAATTACAGTAAAAAAGTAATCGGCTTACGGCAATTTATACAAACGAATgtgtatttatgtaatgtAAGATGTgccgaaaaaaagaattaacaaGCGCCAATTCTTAAAATTGTTGTTAATTATCAGTAAggtgacatttttttgtgcgcacAATGTTTGCATAGACTAGTCCTCCTTCCCTTTTCTGTGTATTTATTACAACGGAGGTTGGAAGGGTTCTTATATGGTCAGCAAAATGACCTAAATTATGACAAGTGTAGAATCGTCACTCATAGAAAACTATCAATTCCACTTCTAATTTGAGCATCGCATGAAAGCAGTTTTGATTAGTTAATTGTAATAACGTGAGTACTCACAAATGTGTTGCGCTTAAAacttcgcattttttttttttctaatacAGTTAAAACGTTCATACAAATAGAAGTCAGTGTATTCGTTCTACCCCGTAGTAGCCGgataaataattcaaaatatgCTGTCATTCCTGCGTAGGAGTGTATAAATGTGaatcttctctttttttaattttcatacAAAGGGAGAATTCTTAATTTGGGATAATCACTCCGTTCTATATTGCCTCTAACACCATCGCGCAGTAGTAAAACTTGGATCATACAGCTAGTTCGTATGCGCaaagataaatatatttacaatcataatacatatatgaaatTTCTATGCATCGTACTGTCATTAGGGAAGTGTAAATACAGACACATATGCCTGTTTACTTTTATTAATTCACATCATTATGCTCAAGCTTAAGCGTATTTTTCTATGGGTATGTAACTGccttaaaagggaaaaaatgaaaaatgaccCCTAAGAAGCAATAACATATGCCGCATCTCTAACGCAGTAATGCACTCCTTTAAGGAGGATTAAAATAGAAACAGGCATTCTCTCTACCTTCAACTATTTTATCATGTGTGTATTAGGCCCACATGATAAGACAGAGTACCGTCAAAGATGGACTCTGCTGCTGGTTGCTCTCTCGATTGGAATTCTTTACCACAATAAAACGAATTATTACCCTACATAGCTAATCAACCACTGTAACGAATATGGTCAGCGAAATAACTCTATCTAATGcctgtaaatatttttatgtgtgcCTTAGCAGactgagaaaaaaaaaaaaaacgaaaggtCCTTCATAAACCTTTTCCCATCGTTTAGCATTTTTCAAACAGCCGCAAGAtacaattatttattaaattatccCATTTCGTAAAAAACAAGCAAAGCGTTTTCGTCTTACGAAATGTGAAACAAGTCGTGTTTATAATTAACACAAATATGAGTAAcaaatgtgataaaaaaagctTCGAAATAATCgattaaaataaaggaagggaaattacataaaagaacaaaaaaataagaaaaaaaaaaaaggtgcactGTTAAAATATtgagaatatttttactgaCCAAATCAAGCAAATATCAAACGAGCCCCACTTAGCAAATCAATAATGTTACATTTGCCACGGCTGCACGTGTAAAGTGTGCCTACTAATGTGAATGCAACTAGATAGACTCTGCGCAGGGCACCGCTTTAGTTCTTCTAACAAATAAAcgaatatgaaaatgaaaattttaacaacatAAGGATTGTACcagcacatatatatacacgtagTATATAAACATACATGTCATAGGATAAAGTGCGTTCAAATAGCGGAAGGTAATTTAACCCCAAATTGTGAAAAACAAAGACGAATATTCAAATGAGCACTACGCAATATGCGTAATTACTTTTACAAAACAAGGTGTATAATAATGTCTACttatttgtataaataaGTATTCACACACAGgcgcctattttttttgaataagaTTAAGCTCCCTTGAAACTTTCACAGCTTACTCAAAATAACTTTTAAAAGCGTCCACATAATCCTTGAAGGTAACCTTTCCCTTCTTTCTAAGCAAcgctttatattttaaaactttaattataatgtatatacataatatagcGTTTATGGCAGCAAGAACCATAAAGAAAGAAACTAAGGTTTCCTTATCTATAAGAAACAAAAGTGAAATAACAAACAATGCGATGGGCACTACAAATATTAACCCCTCATTCTTAAATCTTATTTTTAGTAAAGTCTTATCATCAATAGATTTATCATCAATACAATCATCCACGTATTTCAATATactgaagaattttttttcaatataaataTCTGCCTTTTTGAAAGGATTACGTGTCGAAGTTTCTCTCTCCTGAAATGTGctcacaaatattttatcattctcATGTTTGGTACCACTAACTGTTTTATCTGCCATTTTCtgttttatcaatttttcatttccccgAACGTCtttatgtgcatttttacttccatttaacaaatttttcttgAGTTCTATCGCTTCCTCAatttcctttaatttttttttatttttagtaagACTCAATTTATGCTTTTTCTCACGTTCGCTTAATTTCATTCGATCTTTATCACTTCccatgttattttttcctttaacgGTAACCTTTTCCTTCATATCTTTTAACATAATTTCGtcttttaatatttctgATTTCAGTTTTTTCTCCTGGTCTTTCAATTTATGTATTTCTTCCATAACATTTTGGGGATTTAAAacatctccttttttctcgcTTGTCACCCGTTCGACTTGTTGCTTCATTCTTTTTTCGACTGCATTTTTTGGGTGCATCCTATCAGAATCTTTTCTCCCCTGAGATTTACCAGCACCCCTTTGTGCCTGTTTCTTAGCggcgcccctttttgctgatACCTTTTTAGAATCATTCTTCATAgcacccctttttgccgACGCCTTTTTAGTATCATTCTTCATagcgcccctttttgctggcGTCTTTTTAGTATCATTTTTCATagcgcccctttttgctggcGTCTTTTTAGTATCATTCTTCATagcgcccctttttgctggcGTCTTTTTAGTATCATTCTTCATAgcacccctttttgctggCGTCTTTTTAGTATCATTCTTCATAgcacccctttttgctggCGTCTTTTTAGTATCATTTTTCATagcgcccctttttgctggcGTCTTTTTAGTATCATTTTTCATagcgcccctttttgctggcGTCTTTTTAGTATCATTTTTCGTagcgcccctttttgctggcGTCTTTTTAGTATCATTTTTCATagcgcccctttttgctggcGTCTTTTTAGTATCATTTTTCGTagcgcccctttttgctggcGTCTTTTTAGTATCATTTTTCATagcgcccctttttgctgatACCTTTCCAGTATCATTCTTCTTAGCGTCCCTTTTTGCTGGCACCTTTCTAGTATCCTTCTTTGcagcgccttttttttcatttttagaaTATTCTTTCGTTTTACTTCTCAATCCATCTCCTTGCTTTTTTTCAAGGGCAGTTTTGGTCAACACTCTACCAGGTCGTAAATGCAGCGCCAAAACATCTACATGAATCGTTTCTTGCAAAGATTTACTTGTAACCGtctaagaaaaaaaatatgcattttttttttttttttttctccctgtATATAACTTCATTTTACACCAAATgtttatcatttaaaaatgagagaTGAAGCAGAAAGGGCGACATAAAAACAAGTTTGAAATATCGCTATAAAATAGTACTATAACGCAGTGTTGGCATATCCATATTAGCAAGGCACAAATGagatttattaaaataggAAGAACtattcgcttttttttatcaggAATTATCATCcttaaatatgtttttcatATCttttgataataaaaatatgaacagaaGGATAGGACCACATTAGTGTCATCAAAAAATGACGTTTTATTCTAATCATATCAATTATTATTCGCTATTTATCCTAGTAAGCATATTCTGCTGTTACATATGTCGTAGTGTTGCATGTAGGAGTTACCGCAAAACTGAGCAAATACAAAGTGCCATTAAGAATaccctttttgaaaaagtttcGTTGGAAAAATCTATTGTaactaaaaaattttgttataattatttttctgaTATATTAAAGGGTGAAAATACCTACATGTACTGTACGCGTATTATCTGTTAGGCAAACGCGTATAAAGGTAAACCTGCTTCCTTCCTCTTAACGGTTTGTCCAAGGAACGTCATTCGCTGCATAAGTCTCATCAAACCGTTTGACCTTGCAAGAAGTGCcccattttgacaaaatgCTCCTTCCCTAGTTATAGCACTATAACTGTAACAGTAACTAACTGTGATTTGTTTTTTGCCCCGCGCGAACGAGCCCTACATTTGAGATGCAGGCAATATCCTGGCACCGCTAACTGCTATAAGCagttaattatttattttaagtaCCGTTTTTCCAACGTAATGGGCCGCAATTCCGTTTATTTTCCAAACTGTTTCATCTTCGCATGACAAATTATGTACTAACGCATCATGATGCATGCGtgcttaaaatgtatattttaaaaaaaaaaaagcaaaaatgtaaaaaaaatgtttgtatTATATGATTGCAAATATGTTAATTCGCCTTTGATTTACtgatacaattttttccattttaaaaatgaccCTCTAAattttggccattttttttgagggcTATATGCTGTACTTCATTTGAATGCTATAACATCCTACCCCTGCGAAAAATGCAATTTAGCACTTTTGCGGCACATATTTTAAGGCCAAATGTGACACGGTTAACCAGCAGCATAAGCCATTTTCATCAGAGAAAAATGACCAACTGTAGTAAACCCATTTGTACCATAACGTTTGAACGGTTTGTCAATTGCATGCATAATAATCCCTTTATGTAGAGAGAAACACTTCCCCATAATAAATCATCCTTTGATCATCTTATGATCATCTGAATGCACACTGAGAACAGTTCGGTGTTGAAATAATATCACATATGTCATGTTAGTTAGgagataataataataataataacagtTACCGTGGAAGGTATCCAACATTTTGCGCTAAATTTGTGCCAACGTCGCGGTAATTAACTTTTGTGGCagggaaaaattgaaacataTTTCTGCCCTTATGACGCCTCTTACCATTTTGACGATTTCGTCTCCGCCTTTTTTTACTGTCCCCCCTCTGATCTCACCATATGAATACGCATACGCAGAATGCTGTACAACCGAATTAATATGCGCTCATAATTTGTAATCATTTATCGATGGATTTAAGGAAGGACACCCATTTGTTGCTTCACAATCATACGTTGAATTATCTGCTAGCAGACTCGATTATTTTGGGGCTAACAGCCTTCCCTGAAGCAACTTTGCAGTTTTTTAATCAtacagtaaaaaaattacgttccgttttttcattttttgatccttcctagggggaaaaaataggtGCTTACTCATC from Plasmodium vivax chromosome 4, whole genome shotgun sequence includes:
- a CDS encoding Pv-fam-b protein (encoded by transcript PVX_002507A) — encoded protein: MKQQVERVTSEKKGDVLNPQNVMEEIHKLKDQEKKLKSEILKDEIMLKDMKEKVTVKGKNNMGSDKDRMKLSEREKKHKLSLTKNKKKLKEIEEAIELKKNLLNGSKNAHKDVRGNEKLIKQKMADKTVSGTKHENDKIFVSTFQERETSTRNPFKKADIYIEKKFFSILKYVDDCIDDKSIDDKTLLKIRFKNEGLIFVVPIALFVISLLFLIDKETLVSFFMVLAAINAILCIYIIIKVLKYKALLRKKGKVTFKDYVDAFKSYFE
- a CDS encoding hypothetical protein, conserved (encoded by transcript PVX_002505A), which encodes MITLKDYPKKETSSYFLFKKTLILSLFLWICQNCNNEGTSSKTLGTGHSIDTLLDLRYNRLLARHELISTVDEENIKEQLGYNTQRKSVYLKSGNKLENEAAKRGKVKSGNSPKSENVKGLNLKFGGELKREEGRNGNLKIKSELKKEEEKNGNLKIKSELKKEEEKNGNLKIKSELKSGSKIKKEEKEKNKGKKSDNESTEEVEAKSDGQRSEHELTEEEAEEEVEAESDAQRSEHELTEAETECDDGIDDNEMTEEVEGEEDDQNGDDSLTVEEVEEVEGENDDETGEDDLIYEVNEGNDDEECECEEPKNSVLNVEVFLEKKEEKKGKVKIELTLEKVLEDEDELLYNDDYFIRKEGIDYFDGEGDGAELGDLEQYFTLDFDDDLKLDQDEKEDKNRKSTYTREKRENQFILVLKEFRKLLALLNIIGVIIGTVTRKIDQLVEKLMFKAYARVDEYKKDPTISKNKFKLINFTYKAFFFIIPIMVFIVGIVVTQVVSGAGAYGSGIFISMGISFFIRNIKRAIKYQFKRQGIEKPGIEDYINLLEKFLMKFEKQEENPEGENADGEKSDGEKSEGEKSEGEKSEGEKSEGDKSEGDKSEEKKSEGGKSEEKNSEGEKFEEKKFEEKKSEEKKKK